The Pseudomonas protegens genome contains the following window.
CTTTCCTCTGTGCGCTGTACGCTCAGTTGAGGGCCGGTGTAGGATGCCCGCCGTTTGGCGCCTGCCAACCCTTCCCTCGTTCCACACCTTTTGGAACCCGAAATAGCTATGTCATCGCGTAAATTTGGACTCAACCTGGTGATAGTGCTGGCCATTGCCGCGCTCTTTACCGGCTTCTGGGCGTTGATCAATCGCCCGGTCTCGGCCCCCGACTGGCCGGAACAGATCTCCGGTTTTTCCTACTCGCCTTTCCAGCAGGGCCAGTTCCCGCAGAAGGACCAGTACCCGTCCGACGATGAAATGCGTCGCGACCTGGAGATCATGAGCAAACTGACGGACAACATCCGTACCTATTCGGTGGACGGCAGCCTGCAGGATATTCCCAAGCTGGCGGAAGAGTTCGGCCTGCGCGTGACCCTGGGCATCTGGATCAGTCCGGACCTGGAGCGCAACGAGCGGGAAATCATGCGCGCCATCGAGCTGGCCAACAGCTCGCGCAGCGTAGTGCGGGTGGTGGTGGGTAACGAAGCGATCTTCCGCAAGGAAATCACCGCCGACCAGTTGTCGGTGCTTCTCGACCGGGTCCGCGCCGCGGTGAAAGTCCCGGTCACCACCTCGGAACAGTGGCACGTCTGGGAAGAACACCCGGAGCTGGCCAAGCACGTCGACCTGATCGCCGCGCACATCCTGCCCTACTGGGAGTTCATCCCGATGGACAAGGCCGGGCAGTTCGTCCTCGACCGCGCCCGGGACCTGAAGAAGATGTTCCCGAAAAAACCGCTGCTGCTGTCCGAAGTGGGCTGGCCGAGCAACGGCCGCATGCGCGGTGGCGCTGACGCCAGCCCCGCGGACCAGGCGATCTACCTGCGGACCCTGGTCAACAAGCTCAACCGCCAGGGCTACAACTACTTTGTCATCGAAGCCTTCGACCAGCCGTGGAAGGCCAGCGACGAAGGTTCGGTGGGCGCCTACTGGGGCGTGTTCAACGCCGCGCGCCAGCAGAAATTCAACTTCGAAGGCCCAGTGGTGGCGATCCCGCAATGGCGGGTGCTGGCCATCGGTTCGGTGGTGCTGGCGCTGCTGTCCCTGACCCTGCTGATGATCGACGGCTCGGCCCTGCGCCAGCGCGGCCGGACCTTCCTGACCTTCATCGCGTTTCTCTGCGGTTCGGTGCTGGTGTGGATCGGCTACGACTACAGCCAGCAATACAGCACCTGGTTCAGCCTGACCGTGGGCTTTTTGCTCGCGCTTGGTGCTCTGGGGGTGTTCATCGTGCTGCTGACCGAGGCCCATGAGCTGGCCGAGGCGGTGTGGATCCACAAGCGCCGGCGCGAGTTCCTGCCGGTGGAAGGCGACTCCAACTACCGGCCGAAAGTCTCGATCCACGTGCCTTGCTACAACGAGCCGCCGGAGATGGTCAAACAGACCCTCAATGCCCTGGCCAACCTCGATTACCCGGACTTCGAAGTCCTGATCATCGACAACAACACCAAGGACCCGGCGGTCTGGGAGCCGGTGCAGGCCTATTGCGAAACCTTAGGGCCGCGCTTCAAGTTCTTCCACGTCGCGCCCTTGGCCGGCTTCAAGGGCGGCGCGCTGAACTACC
Protein-coding sequences here:
- a CDS encoding glycosyltransferase, with product MSSRKFGLNLVIVLAIAALFTGFWALINRPVSAPDWPEQISGFSYSPFQQGQFPQKDQYPSDDEMRRDLEIMSKLTDNIRTYSVDGSLQDIPKLAEEFGLRVTLGIWISPDLERNEREIMRAIELANSSRSVVRVVVGNEAIFRKEITADQLSVLLDRVRAAVKVPVTTSEQWHVWEEHPELAKHVDLIAAHILPYWEFIPMDKAGQFVLDRARDLKKMFPKKPLLLSEVGWPSNGRMRGGADASPADQAIYLRTLVNKLNRQGYNYFVIEAFDQPWKASDEGSVGAYWGVFNAARQQKFNFEGPVVAIPQWRVLAIGSVVLALLSLTLLMIDGSALRQRGRTFLTFIAFLCGSVLVWIGYDYSQQYSTWFSLTVGFLLALGALGVFIVLLTEAHELAEAVWIHKRRREFLPVEGDSNYRPKVSIHVPCYNEPPEMVKQTLNALANLDYPDFEVLIIDNNTKDPAVWEPVQAYCETLGPRFKFFHVAPLAGFKGGALNYLLPHTAKDAEVIAVIDSDYCVDRNWLKHMVPHFADPKIAIVQSPQDYRDQNESTFKKLCYAEYKGFFHIGMVTRNDRDAIIQHGTMTMTRRSVLEELGWADWCICEDAELGLRVFEKGLSAAYHHESYGKGLMPDTFIDFKKQRFRWAYGAIQIIKRHTASLLRGKDTELTRGQRYHFLAGWLPWVADGMNIFFTVGALLWSAAMIIVPQRVDPPLLIFAIPPLALFVFKVGKIIFLYRRAVGVNLKDAFCAALAGLALSHTIAKAVLYGFFTSSIPFFRTPKNADNHGFWVAISEAREELFIMLLLWGAALGIFLVQGLPSNDMRFWVTMLLVQSLPYVAALVMAFLSSLPKPAEHPEPAPAA